The Aedes albopictus strain Foshan chromosome 2, AalbF5, whole genome shotgun sequence region TTTTCGGCGATTAGTTTAATAGGCTCCACCAAAATTTTCCAATAACTTCACCAAAGATGTGTTCTgaagttatttcaaaacatttctcaaaagatctgtaagaaaatatgttttctaccggaattctaccagaaatatatatatggaggaatccctagtgagcATGGAATAATTTCGGAAGGTATCAATGGTAGTTTTTCTGATCGATGTGATAGATTTATTTTACTAAGGAATCTCTAAATggctttctgaaggaaacttgttTCCTTCTAgctttaggccttttcggcgcccctctgaagctggcgcccttggcgaggGCCtatcgcacgctacggctctgttcgTATGCTCAACATACGTTTCCGGcaccgtctcaaatttacgagctataatcaccgacgaaccgacgtgacagtgaaaATCTAGCCCAACTTTGATCTGCAGAACTTCGCTTGAAGTGTTCGCCGCAAATATACTTATGATGTGGCTTTTAATTGGCTGTTAGAATGAGATCATTAAGCTATGAACTGCAACGGATTGTgaatttgtataaaataaaacgcCCATTTTATAGTTTCTACGTATAAATGTTTTACTTTACATTGCTGGTTATCAGTTTAGCAGCATTCTAcgacatgagtttttttttgtgatattttgttCATGTTTTCCTGCTTGAAGAGAATACAATCGATAAGATAAACTGGCAACATCCACTAAATATGTATCATATATACCGCAACATGTCTAACACTCATAAATTCTCTAACGTTGCATATTAAACGTTGCTTAATGCAATACGGGGGTGTGCCTGTCTCTGAGGACGACCCACCAACTGAGTGCACAATAGATATATAAATCATTCGGTTTCATAAACCGAACCTAGGGTGAATAAATTGCTAATGATAAAAAAGCCGAAACTGAGATGAGATAAAGATGACCCCCAAAACGTTGTGCAATAAATAACTCAAAAGCTCAATAACACGTCTGGAATCTGTTCATGAAGTTACAGTTCATAGTTGTTCCATTATGGCTGTTGGTGTTACCATTCTGCTACCTATCCGCGCATCGTTTCATTTATAGTTCTGGACTTTGTTGGTTGTTTATAGGTTGGTTGATTATTACGTACCAATTGCGTAGACAGTTCATACGAATATAAGATATACTCATTTGTGTTGGCTTTCGCCTTTGTGTTCAAGTTAATTCTACAAACAGTTGCGTTCGGTTCACACACGTTGTCAATAACGCCCGCCCACCCTAAACCAGTTCGAACTTCCACACCTTGTTTGGCCCGATTTCGGTGACGTACATGGCCGACCCATTCGGGCAGAATGCGATCGAGTGCGGATTTTCGAACTTGCCCCAGTGATCGATGATGGTCTCCGATCGGGGATCGATGGTGAAGCCTCGCACCGGAATCATATCGGCCGTGGGACCATTGACGGCGTACACTAGATCACCGTAGGCCGCCACGTCGTACACGTGTCCGAGGTCCGGTTCCTGGATGGTGGCCGCCTGGGTTCCCTCGCCGAATGACGACTTCAGACCGGCTCTGCAATAGAAGTTATATTGTagagttaagttagaatatacaAAGTACAATTTGTACTTACTTCGGACAAACCACTCGCATGTTCTCACGATCGGCTATACAGATCAGGTCCAAATGCTCCAGTAGCGTCAGTCCGTGCGGAACCTGCAACGATAGAAACTCCGGCGGCTGTGGAATGGTCCGGATCAGGCGGCCAGCTGCGTTGAACTTCAAGATTCGACTGTTGCAGTACCCATCGGCGATGAACACCTCACCGGTTGTGGCCACGGCCGTAGCCGTTGGCTTACACAGGTGGCTTCTGGAAGAACCTGGCTCAAAGCGACGTCCGATCGTGATGCTGGGATAGTCATGGTTCGGCATGAACTTGAACGCCTGGTGCAGTGCCACATCCGTGAGCCACATGTTCCCATTGCGGTCGATTGTCATCCCGTGTGGCATGTAGAAGATTCCACCGCCACTTTCGTCGATCACCTCGCCGGTCTTGGCACTCAGCGTCAGGATCGTGCTGTCTTCAATCGGACCCTCCATGATCTGCTGGAAGTGGTTGGTCTCGTTGAAGCTCCTGCAAACAGTTAAGAAGTTTAACACATAGCTTTTTATGAAAGTCGTCGGACATACTCAGCACTCCAAACGCGACGTCCCCGATGGAAGATGACGGGATTGCCCTCGCGGTTGATCGACACGGCCGTGACTTGGCCGAACTCGTGGCTCACCATCGGCCAGTTTTCGACCACACGGGGTTTCGGTGGGCTGTCCAGGTGGGAGGTGTCGACTGGCTTCATCGGTTGTGACTGTGGGAAATAGAGAGAATGTTCCTTTAACCcataaacacccgggacgattttCTTTtgatagaaatgcaatatcttttttttttgttttaaaccaTTTTATGGATTATTTTTTAAAGTTAAGGGtgattgtgctaagaaatgcatggtatctCCTCTCTTAGCACCCGTGTCTTTTTTAGATTTTCTATTAATTCtatatgtttttgctcaaattgcaTCGTTTTGCCAATCAACAATAGTTTCGACTGATTCTTGACACTACCCATCAGAGTCCGTTGAAGTTTTCATCTCAGAGCTATTCTAAGACCtctaaactgccgtgaatcggaagtcagtcccatatgcaaaaagtaggcattgagaaaatggactctgaagttttcaaattcgatttctatgtgaaacttcaaaaaatcgccatgaactgaaaacttctgcgatcatcatgaaactttcacacattgcttcaaacgtgaaaacgtaacagtgaaaaatataaaactggctaaaacaatgTTAGTTTTTGTATTGGAGGGTACactagttcgtaatgggactgacttgcgattacatttcattatgggacaatttgacttggtgttgtttttcaattttactgaacaaactatatatttttatccacgcagctgaaagatcatccgaaaaaAGATCGAAAACGGCtattaactcaattttgcccaaaatgcagatgggactgacttgcgattcacggcagcaaagtactccgaagtttgtgtcacaaatccaacattctaatcCAATTTTCATACACgacgaatgatcacagaacacagtctacggtactcaaaaaacctcaaagcacccctagaaaattcatggtgcatgaattgggtgatctaggtcatccaaactactctggaattcatttcctCGAGATCTACTGGATCTACCACCACCTGAATTCACTCTGTTTaaaaaatttagtcacgttgatgtccattagacctcgcaatgctacgagcaactcgatattgtggtagtttgaCGTTCCGTGAaatgaagtttgggttacgatatctacatactgtatcatgcttaaattataaaaaaaaatcgtggaatgtagtctatactgctgatggagccttagtgcacaactataatgcttttggtacattcgtggaatattccaggctttccaaactattctggaattaggaccttcaaggtctacaggcacTACTGTTGTTTctattcactctatcggcataactctttcacgattgtgtctgttgcatctcataatattacgagtatctctatgtgttgctagaggggtgtccactggcatataaATGGATCCCGAAGAACTTTGAAGTTAGGGTTGCAATATCTGTATATatttggatatttttattgtagcgaatgttcgcggaatataatctacgctactagAGCCTCAGAGTACAATTtcgataacttagcaacattaaTTTGGTTATCTAGTTCATCCAAACTATTgtggaaacagatgaagcgagtcatgaggtggaagccgatcaacgagcggattTGTGTATTGAGGGTTCGAGGCAAATTCTTCAATTACAGCCTGATCAATGCCTATGCGCCGACCAACGACAAAACCGATGacgtgaaggatgcgttttacgAATGCCTTGACATGACCCAAAACGTgtgacgttaagattgtcatcggtgacgccaacgcgcaggtcggtagagaggactttttccgtcctatcatcggtacggagagccttcactccgtcacaaacgacaacggcctgagattagtttACTTTGCTGTtgccagggggatggccattagtagcatcTTTTGCACGCAAGAATATCCACAaacacacctggagacacccaaatggCGATGGGCCGTCACGAATGAACTTTATAGTTTAAAGTGAcgttaacccatttccgcccagcgtcctatttataggacagatgccccgaacgcccagcgtcctataaatatgaCAGTCCTTTgaatgtgaatatctccagaattaagcaaaattttagaatactttcttcagagaagatgttctccacacccataccttgcttatagtggacaatatagtttgtgactggttcactaggtggcgtaaacgatgctgcaaagattacatattgtcatgatctatgagcttcatttccaaggcgaaaaaaaaaattatttccctggaatcttgacaatggttaattttaatttatttaatttaatttaatttatagttcatttcttcggcagaattGTTAACCAATACCtccaaaagtcgatgtatgtatgattgtatgcttatatgcttgtatgtttatatgtttctatgtttgtctatttgtatgttaatatgtatgtacgtatgtgtaTATggatgccggaacataggcataactctggaatgcgtcaagaaatttcaatcaaatttggcatacacattccttaggatgtggagagggtagtaggggtattggaattcaagatggcggctcaggttccaagatggcggtcaaaactctagaatatatgctttttaacggcaatgctgtttcggatactatgcaatatgggtatctatcgatcgggcttcataagtagaactcaaaaatgaatactcgacgccattttgaaatctaagatggcggaccatatccaagatggtggccatggaatggtagtttgagctatgatatcatgcaatatgggtatctatcgatcgggcttgatgtgtagaagtcaaaaatcgatatttgacgccattttgaaatccaagatggcggaccatatctaaGATTGCGGCCTTAGCTAAGTTTAAGCTATgagaccatgcaatatgggtatctatcgatcgggctttatgagaacaagggtagagggtcatggtagatggtagggtaatcgatggagcagacggtcgggtagagggtttgggtgaagaaTAGAGTAGAGggggtggagtagaaggtta contains the following coding sequences:
- the LOC109417982 gene encoding peptidyl-alpha-hydroxyglycine alpha-amidating lyase 2 — protein: MGSLRRRDDGAVAAGGCGLILLFVLLCGAVGSVRAMSHGLVPRILPREAELLNSNFFQRMREMIMERAYEDALNEVPNEGSQPMKPVDTSHLDSPPKPRVVENWPMVSHEFGQVTAVSINREGNPVIFHRGRRVWSAESFNETNHFQQIMEGPIEDSTILTLSAKTGEVIDESGGGIFYMPHGMTIDRNGNMWLTDVALHQAFKFMPNHDYPSITIGRRFEPGSSRSHLCKPTATAVATTGEVFIADGYCNSRILKFNAAGRLIRTIPQPPEFLSLQVPHGLTLLEHLDLICIADRENMRVVCPKAGLKSSFGEGTQAATIQEPDLGHVYDVAAYGDLVYAVNGPTADMIPVRGFTIDPRSETIIDHWGKFENPHSIAFCPNGSAMYVTEIGPNKVWKFELV